Proteins from one uncultured Cohaesibacter sp. genomic window:
- a CDS encoding phosphopentomutase has translation MTNTASLLERRVFLCVLDSVGCGGAPDAAAFGDEGANTLLHIAEACSRGECEDGRHGLLHLPNLAHMGLGSCINLASGSRAPGIADAPQEANWAVLQEVSKGKDTQTGHWELAGLPLAKDWTYFPDTDPAFPEDLMQEFMARAGLEGTLANIHGSGTEMIDRFAEEHLKTGYPITYTSADSVFQIAAHEESFGLERLYEICKIAADIFHPLGVGRVIARPFVGTVETGFERTKNRKDLAIKPAEPTICDRVIAKGGDVRSLGKIADIFAMRGISVVGPKADDMGLVDQLLDACDTAKSGDLVFANFVEFDSHYGHRRDICGYAKALERFDRRVPEILARLKAGDLLLFTADHGNDPTWHGNDHTRERVPLLIHEVPHGSQSLSIKPEGTQVIKPFGFVADLVAGHLGC, from the coding sequence ATGACCAATACAGCATCTCTCCTTGAGCGCAGGGTGTTTCTCTGCGTCCTCGATTCTGTCGGATGTGGCGGCGCACCTGATGCCGCGGCTTTTGGTGATGAGGGCGCCAACACGCTTCTGCATATTGCTGAGGCTTGTAGCAGGGGGGAATGTGAAGATGGTCGGCATGGGCTGTTGCATCTACCCAATTTGGCCCACATGGGTCTTGGAAGCTGCATCAATCTCGCTTCGGGCTCTCGTGCGCCGGGCATTGCCGACGCGCCGCAAGAGGCCAACTGGGCCGTTTTGCAAGAGGTCTCCAAGGGCAAGGACACCCAGACCGGACATTGGGAACTGGCCGGGCTGCCTCTAGCCAAAGACTGGACCTATTTTCCCGATACCGATCCGGCCTTTCCGGAAGATCTGATGCAGGAATTCATGGCTCGTGCCGGGCTTGAAGGCACCCTTGCCAATATTCATGGCTCAGGCACAGAGATGATTGATCGCTTTGCCGAGGAACATCTGAAAACCGGCTATCCGATCACCTACACCTCGGCTGACAGTGTGTTCCAGATCGCTGCGCACGAAGAAAGCTTCGGGCTGGAAAGACTGTATGAGATTTGCAAAATCGCGGCGGATATTTTCCATCCGCTCGGTGTTGGACGTGTGATTGCCAGACCCTTTGTCGGCACAGTGGAAACCGGTTTTGAGCGCACCAAGAACCGAAAGGATCTGGCCATCAAACCGGCAGAGCCAACCATCTGTGATCGCGTAATCGCCAAAGGGGGCGATGTGCGCAGCCTCGGCAAGATTGCCGACATCTTTGCCATGCGGGGTATTTCGGTTGTCGGCCCGAAAGCGGATGATATGGGACTGGTTGATCAGCTACTGGATGCCTGCGACACGGCCAAGAGCGGCGATCTGGTCTTTGCCAATTTCGTCGAGTTTGACAGCCATTATGGACACCGCCGCGACATTTGCGGCTATGCCAAGGCGCTCGAGCGGTTTGACCGGCGTGTGCCCGAGATCCTTGCCAGACTGAAGGCGGGAGATCTTCTGTTATTCACGGCAGACCATGGCAATGATCCCACATGGCACGGCAACGACCACACGCGTGAACGTGTACCCCTGCTGATCCATGAGGTACCGCATGGCTCACAATCCCTGAGCATCAAGCCAGAGGGCACTCAAGTGATCAAGCCCTTCGGCTTTGTGGCCGATCTGGTTGCCGGGCATCTGGGCTGCTAG
- a CDS encoding Zn-dependent hydrolase translates to MTMVSMTQSPALTAADYEAMAAQLFDEIAAFSADTQGISRPAFSDLETKTLAYLEQFGLSHGLTVTYDAGQNAVFSLPCDAEADAFVLVGSHVDTVPQGGNFDGLAGVIAGLMCLVRAQSEGTSFARPVKVLAMRAEESAWFGPCYIASKALLGRLSEAELRTRHKGDNQTLDAHMESIGIDMAPVRDGTPLMDASSVLAYIELHIEQGPLLVQKDLPAAVVSGIRGNFRYKTIRCVGEAGHSGAVPRAFRRDPVLAMADLLTRLDESWLTVVQLGDDLVLTSGMISTDVERHALSRIPDQVDFSLDVRSQNATVLDGMHDLLAQDIRTIERERKVRFELGEKLSTAPALCDPAIVEAMSGAMQQVGLEPFIMPSGGGHDAAVFANAGVPTGMVFVRNRNGSHNPAEAMDVSDFMIASEIIYAYLMDAQG, encoded by the coding sequence ATGACCATGGTTTCCATGACACAGAGCCCTGCCCTCACAGCGGCAGACTATGAAGCAATGGCGGCTCAGCTCTTTGACGAAATCGCCGCTTTTTCTGCAGACACGCAAGGCATCAGCCGCCCTGCCTTCTCCGATCTTGAGACAAAGACCCTCGCCTATCTGGAACAGTTCGGCCTGAGCCACGGGCTGACTGTCACCTATGATGCGGGCCAGAACGCGGTCTTCTCCCTTCCCTGCGATGCGGAGGCTGATGCGTTTGTATTGGTCGGCTCTCATGTGGATACGGTGCCGCAAGGTGGTAACTTTGATGGACTGGCCGGTGTCATTGCCGGTTTGATGTGCCTTGTACGCGCCCAGAGCGAAGGCACCTCTTTTGCGCGGCCGGTTAAGGTTCTGGCTATGCGAGCCGAGGAAAGCGCCTGGTTCGGGCCATGCTACATTGCTTCCAAGGCCCTGTTGGGCCGGTTGAGCGAGGCTGAGCTGCGCACACGCCACAAGGGCGACAATCAGACGCTGGATGCGCATATGGAAAGCATCGGCATCGATATGGCACCCGTGCGCGATGGCACGCCGCTTATGGACGCCAGCTCGGTTCTTGCCTATATCGAACTGCATATCGAGCAAGGCCCGCTGCTGGTCCAGAAAGACCTCCCAGCCGCCGTGGTTTCGGGCATTCGGGGCAACTTCCGTTACAAGACCATTCGTTGCGTTGGCGAAGCGGGGCATTCCGGTGCCGTTCCGCGCGCTTTCCGCCGCGATCCGGTTCTGGCGATGGCAGATCTCTTGACCCGCCTCGATGAAAGCTGGCTGACGGTCGTCCAACTGGGCGATGACCTTGTTTTGACCAGCGGCATGATTTCAACGGATGTGGAACGCCACGCCCTCTCGCGCATTCCCGATCAAGTGGACTTCAGCCTCGATGTGCGCAGCCAGAACGCCACAGTGCTCGATGGCATGCATGATCTTTTGGCACAGGATATCCGCACCATCGAGCGAGAGCGAAAGGTGCGCTTCGAGCTTGGTGAAAAACTGAGCACCGCCCCTGCCCTGTGCGACCCTGCCATTGTCGAGGCCATGTCTGGCGCCATGCAGCAGGTGGGGCTAGAGCCTTTTATCATGCCTTCCGGCGGTGGCCATGATGCGGCTGTCTTTGCCAATGCGGGCGTGCCGACAGGCATGGTTTTCGTGCGCAACAGAAATGGCTCTCACAATCCGGCAGAAGCGATGGACGTTTCCGACTTCATGATCGCCTCGGAGATCATCTACGCCTATCTGATGGATGCGCAAGGATGA
- a CDS encoding dihydroorotate dehydrogenase: protein MLDLSVNIGALRLKNPIMPASGTFSEDCAKLFDIDALGAHVTKTITRDIRGGNPTPRVCEVRGSMLNSIGIPSKGVDYFKTNVIPFYDQYQTPLVVSISAGSADEFAQICEEVSVPGVAAIEVNISCPNIEADGKAFAMRPSTTEAVMRKLRAATDLPLWAKLTPNTGETTEVAQAAESAGADALVVANTMLSMAIDIHTRKPKLGNLMGGLSGPALKPIALRMTYQCAKAVSIPVIGCGGIATVEDVVEYLIAGASAVQIGTATFISPTVMVRLISELEAFLRTEGLSSVSELTGSIRDEEASDGVFFAEAAE, encoded by the coding sequence ATGTTAGATCTTTCAGTCAATATCGGGGCTTTGCGTTTGAAAAACCCGATCATGCCTGCCTCGGGCACCTTCTCGGAAGACTGTGCAAAGCTGTTTGATATCGATGCGCTGGGCGCGCATGTGACCAAGACGATCACCCGTGACATCAGAGGCGGCAACCCGACCCCGCGTGTCTGTGAAGTGCGCGGCTCAATGCTGAATTCGATCGGCATTCCCAGCAAGGGTGTCGACTATTTCAAGACCAATGTCATCCCCTTTTATGATCAATATCAGACGCCGCTGGTGGTTAGCATTTCGGCTGGTAGCGCAGATGAATTCGCGCAGATCTGCGAAGAGGTGAGCGTGCCCGGCGTGGCAGCCATCGAGGTGAATATTTCCTGCCCGAATATCGAGGCAGACGGCAAGGCCTTTGCCATGCGCCCCTCGACCACCGAAGCGGTCATGCGCAAGCTGCGGGCAGCAACAGATCTGCCACTCTGGGCAAAGCTGACGCCCAACACGGGCGAAACAACCGAAGTGGCTCAAGCGGCAGAGAGCGCCGGAGCGGATGCTCTCGTTGTGGCAAATACGATGCTGTCCATGGCCATTGACATCCACACACGCAAGCCCAAGCTGGGCAATCTCATGGGTGGCCTTTCCGGCCCGGCCCTCAAACCGATTGCCCTGCGCATGACCTATCAATGCGCCAAAGCGGTCTCCATTCCTGTGATCGGCTGCGGCGGCATCGCCACAGTAGAGGATGTTGTCGAATATCTGATTGCCGGAGCAAGTGCCGTACAGATTGGCACGGCAACCTTTATCAGCCCGACGGTCATGGTGCGGCTTATCAGCGAACTGGAAGCATTTCTTCGCACAGAGGGGCTTTCAAGCGTCTCCGAGCTCACTGGCTCCATTAGGGATGAAGAAGCCAGCGACGGTGTGTTCTTTGCGGAGGCAGCAGAATGA
- a CDS encoding dihydroorotate dehydrogenase electron transfer subunit, whose product MTLTPIFETICRVKSNEPINREYRLIILDAPSHILKCEPGQFFHLLCPTKGDLQPYLRRPMSIYGFYPEAGELHFLYKIAGEGTAALSALDAGEDLNVVGPLGHGFDIQDDWQKLMVVARGVGLATLAPLAQKAQQMGRKLTAVCSARSPDVLMSIDHFKALGAEVITVTDSEATSGVEALEQLIEAHIQAEGVDAFYTCGSNRLLTMLQTICARHGIPGQIALEQQMACGVGMCQCCVRSFRRKDKIIHERVCKEGPVFNLQEAMGC is encoded by the coding sequence ATGACCCTGACTCCCATTTTCGAGACCATCTGTAGAGTCAAAAGCAATGAGCCGATCAATCGCGAATACAGGCTCATCATACTGGATGCACCGTCTCATATTCTCAAATGCGAGCCGGGACAGTTCTTCCATCTCTTGTGTCCGACTAAAGGGGATTTGCAGCCTTACCTGCGACGCCCCATGAGCATCTACGGCTTCTATCCCGAAGCGGGCGAGCTGCATTTTCTCTACAAGATTGCGGGCGAAGGCACGGCTGCTCTCTCTGCCCTTGACGCTGGCGAAGACCTTAATGTGGTCGGCCCCTTGGGGCATGGGTTCGACATCCAGGACGACTGGCAAAAGCTGATGGTCGTGGCTCGCGGTGTTGGTCTGGCGACTTTGGCCCCGTTGGCGCAAAAGGCCCAGCAGATGGGGCGTAAACTCACCGCCGTATGCAGTGCACGTTCTCCTGATGTGCTTATGTCCATCGATCATTTCAAGGCGCTCGGGGCAGAGGTCATCACGGTCACAGATTCTGAAGCGACATCGGGCGTTGAGGCGCTTGAGCAGTTGATCGAAGCGCATATCCAGGCGGAGGGCGTAGACGCCTTTTATACCTGCGGTTCCAACCGGCTTCTGACGATGCTGCAAACCATTTGCGCCCGTCATGGCATTCCCGGCCAGATCGCTCTTGAGCAACAGATGGCTTGCGGCGTGGGCATGTGTCAGTGCTGCGTCCGGTCCTTCCGGCGCAAGGATAAAATCATTCATGAGCGGGTCTGCAAGGAAGGCCCCGTATTCAATCTTCAGGAGGCAATGGGATGTTAG
- a CDS encoding helix-turn-helix transcriptional regulator: MDIGQGISIEEVGQRLKAFRVGAGLSPEEVAQKTGISRAAIYRYELGQPIRVDTLGKIATLLGISLPTLLGVGVEYIASAVSFFERMRQIEEKVDQILVLFGPVSYLLTTDAYDAILPEVLKESIPLDVEDRAKALQDIDALLDILHARKACYQTRRPSIISLVSAAELEQFFRNGFIGAYDPPEADMKLRREVARTEIENIVKMLREPPIGTQIGLVVDSMPSASFQIFKQADRSQVAVSPFRLGAFANIRLGVATISAAPEATTLYGAMTDKLWRRSLKGDQAADFIEKTILRA, encoded by the coding sequence ATGGACATAGGGCAAGGCATCTCGATCGAGGAAGTTGGTCAGAGGCTCAAGGCATTTCGGGTTGGAGCAGGGCTCTCCCCCGAGGAAGTCGCTCAAAAGACAGGCATTTCACGCGCAGCCATCTATCGCTACGAACTGGGGCAGCCGATCCGCGTCGATACGCTGGGCAAGATCGCGACCCTGTTGGGGATTTCTCTTCCCACTCTGCTTGGCGTCGGGGTTGAGTATATTGCCTCGGCTGTCAGCTTCTTTGAACGCATGCGCCAGATCGAAGAGAAGGTAGACCAGATTCTCGTTCTTTTCGGCCCGGTATCCTATCTGCTCACCACTGACGCCTACGATGCCATTCTCCCGGAGGTTCTCAAGGAAAGCATCCCGCTTGATGTCGAAGACCGCGCCAAGGCACTGCAGGATATTGATGCCCTTCTGGACATCCTGCATGCGCGTAAGGCCTGCTATCAGACCCGAAGGCCGAGCATCATCAGCCTTGTATCTGCAGCGGAGCTGGAGCAGTTTTTCCGTAACGGCTTCATCGGCGCCTATGATCCGCCCGAGGCGGACATGAAGCTGCGCCGTGAGGTAGCCAGAACGGAAATCGAGAATATCGTCAAGATGTTGCGCGAACCACCAATCGGCACGCAAATTGGTCTCGTGGTGGATTCCATGCCAAGTGCCAGCTTCCAGATTTTCAAACAGGCCGACCGATCACAGGTCGCCGTCAGCCCCTTCCGATTGGGGGCCTTTGCCAATATCCGTCTTGGCGTTGCCACCATTTCGGCGGCTCCGGAAGCCACGACCCTTTATGGCGCCATGACAGACAAACTCTGGCGGCGAAGCCTCAAAGGGGATCAGGCTGCAGACTTTATTGAAAAGACCATTTTGCGCGCCTGA
- a CDS encoding gamma-glutamyl-gamma-aminobutyrate hydrolase family protein (Members of this family of hydrolases with an active site Cys residue belong to MEROPS family C26.), with protein sequence MTEPFTLGILETGRPPEALAGKFPSYAEMFAQMVGATAPAHWKFDYYVALEGALPPSPDTCNAWLITGSKFGAYEDYPWIHALKAFIVKAYAAGVPMVGICFGHQILAEALGGKVIKSEKGWGVGHQAYQWSKTKPDWLASTDLAGQDAFSILAFHQDQVVEVPPQAEVIASSDFCPAAALVYGDQVLSFQGHPEFSADFVADLIEEKRDDVLGATVAEKAATSLAQPIDRVAIGAGIVEFLKAREAEWINKKAANAG encoded by the coding sequence ATGACTGAACCATTTACGCTCGGCATTTTGGAAACCGGGCGACCACCCGAGGCACTGGCAGGAAAATTCCCGTCCTATGCTGAAATGTTTGCCCAAATGGTCGGAGCGACCGCACCCGCGCACTGGAAATTTGACTATTATGTGGCTCTTGAAGGCGCGTTGCCGCCAAGTCCCGACACCTGCAATGCCTGGCTGATCACCGGATCAAAATTTGGTGCCTATGAAGACTATCCATGGATTCATGCGCTCAAGGCCTTTATCGTCAAGGCCTATGCAGCAGGGGTGCCAATGGTGGGTATTTGCTTTGGGCATCAGATATTGGCTGAGGCGCTTGGTGGTAAGGTGATCAAATCGGAAAAAGGCTGGGGCGTCGGTCATCAGGCCTATCAATGGAGCAAGACCAAACCCGATTGGCTGGCCTCAACGGATCTTGCCGGACAGGATGCCTTCTCCATACTTGCCTTCCATCAGGATCAGGTGGTTGAAGTGCCACCGCAAGCGGAGGTGATCGCGTCGAGTGATTTCTGCCCGGCAGCAGCGCTCGTCTATGGCGATCAGGTGCTTTCCTTTCAGGGGCATCCCGAATTCAGTGCCGACTTCGTTGCAGATCTGATCGAAGAAAAGCGTGATGATGTTCTGGGGGCGACCGTCGCAGAAAAGGCAGCAACGTCGCTCGCACAACCAATCGACAGAGTGGCCATCGGTGCGGGGATCGTGGAATTTCTGAAAGCGCGAGAAGCCGAATGGATCAACAAAAAGGCGGCAAACGCCGGATAA
- a CDS encoding aldehyde dehydrogenase family protein — MLDKRKFFIGGEWVDPISATDLDVINPATEEVIAVISMGSEADADAAVKAANAAFPGFSKTTKAERLDLLESILSVYKTRYDEMAETITAEMGAPCKLSHAAQAGVGVGHLQGFIDALKEYEFESTCCGDIILREPIGVCGLITPWNWPMNQMVLKIAPALAAGCTMVLKPSELTPLSAMLYAEILHEAGVPKGVFNLVNGEGPVVGSALSRHKDVQMMSFTGSTRGGVAVTKDAADTVKRVALELGGKSPNVVFADAPDLQSSVTRGARAVFNNTGQSCNAPTRMLVEKSVYDEAMQIAKAAAEATEVGDPTKDGAHIGPLVSQMQYDKVQALIQKGIDEGATLLAGGTGKPEGRNVGYFCKPTVFGNATNEMTIAREEIFGPVLTMIPFEGEEEAIAIANDTPYGLAAFIETGDEARGMRVAKALRAGMVRLNGSDINWGSPFGGYKMSGLGREGGHFGMDDFLEIKAVSRP; from the coding sequence ATGTTGGACAAACGCAAATTCTTTATCGGTGGGGAATGGGTAGACCCGATCTCTGCTACGGATCTGGATGTCATCAATCCGGCAACCGAGGAGGTGATTGCGGTCATTTCCATGGGAAGTGAAGCCGATGCCGATGCGGCCGTCAAGGCTGCAAACGCCGCTTTTCCGGGCTTTTCAAAAACAACCAAGGCCGAGCGTCTCGATTTGCTGGAAAGCATTTTGTCCGTTTACAAAACGCGTTACGATGAAATGGCCGAAACGATCACCGCCGAGATGGGGGCGCCTTGCAAGCTTTCTCATGCGGCTCAGGCCGGTGTCGGTGTCGGGCATCTGCAAGGCTTCATTGATGCGCTGAAAGAGTATGAATTTGAAAGCACCTGTTGCGGCGATATCATTCTGCGCGAACCCATCGGTGTGTGCGGCCTGATTACGCCGTGGAACTGGCCGATGAACCAGATGGTGCTGAAAATCGCTCCGGCGCTGGCCGCTGGCTGTACCATGGTGCTCAAACCATCCGAATTGACGCCGCTCTCGGCGATGCTCTATGCGGAAATCCTGCATGAGGCGGGCGTGCCAAAAGGCGTGTTCAACCTTGTGAATGGTGAAGGGCCTGTGGTCGGCTCGGCTCTCTCACGCCACAAGGATGTGCAGATGATGTCCTTTACCGGCTCGACCCGCGGCGGTGTGGCTGTGACAAAGGATGCGGCAGATACCGTCAAGCGCGTGGCTCTGGAATTGGGTGGCAAAAGCCCGAATGTGGTGTTTGCCGATGCGCCAGACCTGCAAAGCTCGGTTACCCGTGGCGCACGCGCCGTGTTCAACAATACCGGCCAGTCCTGCAACGCGCCAACCCGCATGTTGGTTGAGAAAAGCGTCTATGACGAGGCAATGCAGATTGCCAAGGCCGCAGCAGAAGCAACCGAGGTTGGCGATCCCACCAAGGATGGCGCTCATATCGGACCGCTGGTGAGCCAGATGCAATATGACAAGGTGCAGGCTCTCATTCAGAAAGGCATTGATGAAGGCGCCACCCTGCTGGCGGGCGGCACAGGTAAACCGGAAGGACGCAATGTGGGCTATTTCTGCAAACCAACCGTTTTCGGCAATGCCACTAACGAGATGACCATCGCACGGGAAGAAATCTTCGGACCGGTGCTGACCATGATCCCCTTCGAGGGCGAAGAAGAAGCCATCGCCATTGCCAACGATACGCCCTATGGTCTGGCTGCTTTCATTGAAACGGGAGACGAAGCGCGCGGTATGCGCGTCGCCAAGGCCTTGAGGGCCGGCATGGTGCGCCTCAATGGCTCCGACATCAATTGGGGCAGCCCCTTCGGGGGCTACAAGATGAGCGGCCTTGGGCGCGAAGGCGGCCATTTCGGCATGGATGATTTTCTTGAGATCAAGGCGGTCTCGCGCCCCTGA
- a CDS encoding FAD-dependent oxidoreductase, with product MSLSSPKGGFLHGNDKQGTYPDSYYAATANPHDPLPSLKGEQQCDVCVIGGGYAGLSSALHLAQQGHKVILLEAHRVGWGASGRNGGQVCTGQRLEQDTLEKMVGTADARLLWDIAVDGIQMVKDLIADHDIACDLKPGTLHADHKPHYAEDSKAYVDKLNCEYGYEHIRYVNKAEVEEMVGSTAYYGGMVDMFAAHLHPLNYALGLGAAARKAGAILFENSEVQAIEKGDTVTIKCAKGHVKAKHLIIACNGYIESLVPKVAARVMPMNNYIIATEPLDEGLARELIRNDLGVADSKFVINYYRLSADKRMLFGGGETYSFKFPEDIKSFVRQPMLEIYPQLKDARIDYGWGGTLGITVNRMPYFAKLDKNIINASGFSGHGVAIATIAGKLVADLIDGQASRFDAMEHVPTYPFPGGRHLRHALLVMAMLYYKVRDRIGTPARP from the coding sequence ATGAGTCTTAGCAGCCCCAAGGGCGGTTTTCTGCATGGCAACGACAAGCAGGGAACCTATCCAGACAGTTATTACGCCGCCACAGCCAACCCGCACGATCCTCTGCCCTCTCTGAAGGGAGAGCAACAATGTGATGTCTGCGTGATTGGTGGAGGCTATGCCGGGCTTTCATCGGCCCTGCACCTTGCCCAACAGGGGCACAAAGTCATTCTGCTGGAAGCCCATCGTGTGGGTTGGGGTGCTTCGGGGCGTAATGGTGGTCAGGTCTGCACCGGGCAGCGCCTAGAGCAAGATACGCTGGAGAAAATGGTCGGAACCGCCGATGCCCGCCTTTTGTGGGATATCGCGGTGGATGGCATCCAGATGGTCAAGGATCTGATTGCGGATCACGACATCGCCTGCGACCTAAAGCCCGGCACGCTGCACGCCGACCACAAGCCCCATTATGCCGAAGACTCCAAAGCCTATGTCGACAAGCTCAATTGCGAATATGGCTATGAGCATATTCGCTATGTCAACAAGGCTGAGGTCGAGGAGATGGTTGGCTCGACCGCCTATTATGGAGGCATGGTGGATATGTTTGCCGCCCATCTGCATCCGCTCAACTATGCCCTCGGTCTTGGAGCTGCTGCGCGTAAGGCAGGCGCGATCCTTTTCGAGAATAGCGAAGTGCAGGCCATTGAAAAGGGAGACACCGTCACGATCAAATGCGCGAAAGGCCACGTCAAGGCCAAGCATCTGATCATTGCCTGCAATGGCTATATCGAAAGTCTGGTCCCGAAGGTCGCCGCTCGTGTGATGCCGATGAATAATTATATCATCGCCACCGAACCGCTCGATGAAGGGCTGGCGCGGGAGCTGATCCGGAATGATCTCGGCGTGGCAGACAGCAAGTTTGTCATCAATTATTATCGTCTTTCCGCAGACAAGCGTATGCTGTTTGGGGGAGGAGAAACCTATAGCTTCAAGTTCCCCGAGGATATCAAGTCATTCGTGCGTCAGCCGATGCTGGAAATCTATCCGCAATTGAAGGATGCCCGGATCGACTATGGCTGGGGCGGTACGCTGGGGATCACGGTCAACCGCATGCCCTATTTCGCCAAGCTCGACAAGAATATCATCAATGCCAGCGGCTTCTCCGGCCATGGAGTGGCGATTGCCACCATCGCCGGCAAGCTGGTGGCCGACCTGATTGACGGACAAGCAAGCCGGTTTGACGCCATGGAACATGTACCGACCTACCCCTTCCCCGGTGGACGGCACTTGCGCCATGCCCTTCTGGTTATGGCGATGCTCTATTACAAGGTGCGCGACAGGATCGGCACGCCAGCACGACCATAA
- a CDS encoding aspartate aminotransferase family protein: protein MTFMANLPPTQELQQKDAAHHLHPFTDTKELNEKGARIITRAEGVYLYDSEGNRMLDGMAGLWCVNVGYGRKEIQEAAMRQMEQLPYYNTFFMTSHPPVVALSEKLASLAPPHINHVFYGNSGSESNDTVVRMVRHYWASMGKPDKKVIIARKNAYHGSTVAAASLGGMKGMHAQGGLPIPDITHIDQPYWYGEGGDMDPADFGLMRARALEEEIDRIGEDKVAAFIAEPIQGAGGVVIPPDSYWPEIQRICDERDILLIADEVICGFGRTGNWFGSDTYQIKPDLMTIAKGLSSGYLPIAGVLVSDRVAEGFIAHGGEFAHGYTYSGHPVACAAALTNLEIMEREHIVEGVRDRAAPYLAEKWAALGDHPLIGEARSKGLVAALELTPDKTARAPFAASKGTVGLICREHCFNNGLVMRHVGDTMIIAPPLVISNSEIDELVSKAAKCLDLTLADIKARDLYK from the coding sequence ATGACTTTCATGGCCAACCTGCCACCGACCCAAGAGTTGCAACAAAAGGATGCCGCCCATCATCTGCATCCTTTTACAGATACTAAGGAACTCAACGAAAAAGGCGCGCGCATCATCACCCGTGCCGAGGGCGTGTATCTTTATGACAGTGAAGGCAACCGGATGCTGGATGGCATGGCCGGGCTCTGGTGTGTCAATGTCGGCTATGGGCGCAAGGAAATTCAGGAAGCTGCGATGCGGCAGATGGAGCAGCTGCCCTATTACAACACCTTTTTCATGACCTCCCACCCGCCAGTGGTGGCCCTTTCGGAAAAGCTTGCCTCGTTGGCACCACCTCATATCAATCATGTCTTCTATGGCAATTCCGGCTCGGAATCCAATGACACGGTGGTGCGCATGGTGCGCCATTATTGGGCCAGCATGGGCAAGCCCGACAAGAAGGTCATCATCGCTCGCAAGAATGCCTATCATGGCTCTACGGTGGCCGCGGCCTCTCTGGGCGGCATGAAGGGCATGCATGCGCAAGGCGGATTGCCCATTCCAGATATCACCCATATCGACCAGCCCTACTGGTATGGCGAAGGTGGGGACATGGATCCGGCAGACTTCGGCCTGATGCGTGCCCGGGCACTTGAGGAAGAAATTGACCGGATCGGCGAAGACAAGGTTGCGGCCTTTATCGCTGAGCCCATTCAGGGAGCCGGAGGCGTTGTCATTCCACCGGACAGCTATTGGCCGGAAATCCAGCGCATTTGCGATGAACGCGACATTCTGCTGATTGCCGATGAAGTAATCTGCGGCTTCGGGCGTACGGGCAACTGGTTTGGCTCGGACACCTACCAGATCAAACCCGACCTGATGACCATCGCCAAGGGGCTCTCCTCTGGCTATCTGCCGATAGCAGGTGTGCTGGTCTCCGATCGTGTGGCCGAAGGCTTCATCGCCCATGGGGGCGAGTTTGCCCATGGCTACACCTATTCAGGCCATCCGGTGGCCTGCGCAGCAGCCTTGACGAATCTCGAAATTATGGAGCGCGAACATATCGTTGAGGGCGTGCGCGACCGGGCAGCACCTTATCTGGCAGAGAAATGGGCCGCACTGGGCGATCATCCACTGATCGGAGAAGCCCGCTCCAAGGGGCTCGTTGCCGCACTTGAGCTAACGCCAGACAAAACTGCCCGCGCACCTTTTGCCGCCAGCAAGGGAACTGTCGGCCTCATTTGCCGTGAACATTGCTTCAATAACGGGCTGGTAATGCGCCATGTGGGCGATACGATGATTATCGCGCCGCCACTGGTCATCTCCAACAGCGAAATTGATGAGCTGGTCAGCAAAGCCGCCAAATGTCTTGATCTGACGCTGGCCGACATCAAGGCCCGCGATCTTTATAAATAA